In one Lycium barbarum isolate Lr01 chromosome 7, ASM1917538v2, whole genome shotgun sequence genomic region, the following are encoded:
- the LOC132603383 gene encoding uncharacterized protein LOC132603383, with translation MKPSNTENEVGSTMKTTTRYAFVALGAIGKGRGRGGLRSLIEKENMPTKSLFPQSSDIVKQYIQEIETSATGKGRGQGLKSSTRSASQGMGMIHKNSMVLEKEYMQFDSPLPPSADQVKQYTQKVEISATGVGRGQGLKNSTVSASQGMGMIHKIPWFLRKSICNLIVHCLHPLIKLSNTLKKLK, from the exons ATGAAACCATCAAATACTGAAAATGAGGTGGGATCAACTATGAAGACTACTACCAGATATGCATTCGTCGCGCTAGGTGCTATAGGAAAAGGACGAGGACGAGGAGGGCTTAGATCTTTGattgagaaagagaatatgccaaCTAAGAGTTTATTTCCTCAATCTAGTGATATAGTTAAGCAATACATCCAAGAAATTGAAACAA GTGCTACAGGGAAGGGACGAGGACAAGGGCTTAAAAGCTCTACGAGGTCTGCTAGTCAAGGAAtgggaatgatacataaaaattCCATGGTTCTTGAGAAAGAGTATATGCAATTTGATAGTCCATTGCCTCCATCTGCTGATCAAGTTAAGCAATACACCCAAAAAGTTGAAATAA GTGCTACAGGGGTGGGACGAGGACAAGGTCTTAAAAACTCTACGGTCTCTGCTAGTCAAGGAATGGGAATGATACATAAAATTCCATGGTTCTTGAGAAAGAGTATATGCAATTTGATAGTCCATTGCCTCCATCCACTGATCAAGTTAAGCAATACACTCAAAAAGTTGAAATAA